A section of the Halopiger aswanensis genome encodes:
- a CDS encoding flippase, producing the protein MSTQQDHIVRGFKATLVARAVYMLSSALLMLVLARFLLDPQGYGDLYWAISILAIIQLFADVGLGKSAARYISEYNEKDPGQIPHLLRSTIIYKLIVVSVVAYALLLFHDEIATMLGEPSAAPFLAAGVLYIVVKSFQTFAQISFQGFNELGYSAAVQAIGGATRLVFAVGFVLLGFGALGALFGYIVGYALAGAFGLGILYVKFYREYDTADIYEEGLSKRLLKYSVPLTATRSANVLDKQIDTFLVGVFLSSTAVGFYTLGKQITDFVLAPAESLGFTISPNFGEYKANGELEEARRIYESSLTNTLLLYVPAAAGLAIVADPFISLAFPSYEGAIPVLQALTAFIVLQAITNLTSDSLDYLGRAQARAVAKGGTAAANFGLNLVFIPAMGVVGAAIATVITHSVYVAVNLYVVHSELSLRVRHLARTMGLIFGITGVMAVAVLIVTPMVSSFPMLIAAIALGAATWAVLAVVSGLVDPGEVRSVLG; encoded by the coding sequence ATGAGCACGCAGCAGGATCACATCGTCCGCGGGTTCAAAGCAACGCTCGTCGCTCGAGCAGTCTACATGCTCTCGAGCGCACTCCTGATGCTCGTCCTCGCCCGGTTTCTCCTCGACCCGCAGGGGTACGGGGACCTCTACTGGGCGATCAGTATCCTCGCGATCATCCAGCTGTTCGCCGACGTCGGGCTGGGGAAGTCGGCAGCGCGGTACATCTCCGAGTACAACGAGAAGGATCCGGGACAGATTCCGCACCTGCTCCGGTCGACGATCATCTACAAGCTCATCGTCGTGTCGGTCGTGGCGTACGCGCTGTTGCTCTTCCACGACGAAATCGCGACGATGCTGGGGGAACCCAGCGCGGCGCCGTTCCTCGCGGCGGGCGTGCTCTACATCGTCGTCAAGTCGTTCCAGACGTTCGCGCAGATCTCCTTCCAGGGGTTCAACGAACTCGGGTACAGCGCGGCCGTGCAGGCGATCGGCGGTGCGACGCGCCTCGTCTTCGCCGTCGGCTTCGTCCTGCTGGGGTTCGGCGCCTTAGGGGCGCTGTTCGGCTACATCGTCGGCTACGCGTTGGCCGGTGCGTTCGGACTGGGCATCCTCTACGTCAAGTTCTACCGCGAGTACGACACTGCCGACATCTACGAGGAGGGCCTGTCGAAACGACTGCTCAAGTACAGCGTTCCGCTGACCGCAACGCGGAGCGCCAACGTCCTCGACAAGCAGATCGACACCTTCCTCGTCGGCGTCTTCCTCTCGTCGACGGCCGTCGGGTTCTACACGCTCGGCAAGCAGATCACCGACTTCGTCCTCGCGCCCGCCGAGTCGCTCGGCTTCACCATCTCGCCGAACTTCGGCGAGTACAAGGCCAACGGCGAACTCGAGGAGGCTCGGCGGATCTACGAGTCGTCGCTGACGAACACGCTGTTGCTCTACGTGCCCGCGGCGGCCGGCCTCGCGATCGTCGCCGACCCGTTCATCTCGCTGGCGTTCCCGAGCTACGAGGGGGCGATCCCCGTCCTGCAGGCGCTGACGGCGTTTATCGTCCTGCAGGCGATCACGAACCTCACGAGCGACAGTTTAGACTACCTCGGCCGAGCGCAGGCGCGAGCGGTCGCGAAGGGCGGAACGGCCGCGGCCAACTTCGGGCTGAACCTCGTGTTCATCCCGGCGATGGGCGTCGTCGGCGCCGCGATCGCGACGGTGATCACTCACTCCGTCTACGTGGCGGTGAACCTCTACGTGGTCCACAGCGAACTCTCGCTGCGCGTGCGCCACCTCGCCCGCACGATGGGGCTGATCTTCGGCATCACGGGCGTCATGGCGGTCGCGGTGCTGATCGTGACGCCGATGGTCTCGAGTTTCCCGATGCTCATCGCCGCGATCGCACTCGGCGCCGCGACGTGGGCGGTGCTCGCCGTCGTGAGCGGGCTGGTCGATCCCGGCGAAGTACGCTCTGTACTCGGCTAA
- a CDS encoding GNAT family N-acetyltransferase, translated as MEIRNATDADIDAIRSIAHQSLSSTYTDFLGEETVEDAIDQWYGDGFAAELEDDHAVVLVVERDGEIAGFSQSDLVGQQYGTGRILWLHVHPDHRGGGTGVRLLVRTRETLLDEGADRVEAFVLADNEGGNEFYQEHGFKRAGEREVEIGDETFTENVYVEGDLEDEGWGAIDELEVDGETVYVSYGEAARGSQSPFYSAYRDGDREELYAWLCGSCDSIDNTMDTMGRIECNVCGNRRKATRWDASYL; from the coding sequence ATGGAGATTCGTAACGCGACCGACGCCGATATCGACGCCATCCGCTCGATCGCTCACCAGTCGCTTAGTTCCACCTACACGGACTTCCTCGGCGAGGAAACCGTCGAAGACGCGATCGATCAGTGGTACGGCGACGGCTTCGCCGCCGAACTCGAGGACGATCACGCGGTCGTCCTCGTGGTCGAACGCGACGGCGAAATCGCCGGCTTCTCCCAGAGCGATCTGGTCGGCCAGCAGTACGGCACCGGCCGGATCCTCTGGCTGCACGTCCACCCCGACCACCGCGGCGGCGGGACCGGCGTCCGGCTGCTCGTCCGGACCCGCGAGACGCTCCTCGACGAGGGAGCCGATCGCGTCGAAGCGTTCGTTCTCGCCGACAACGAGGGCGGGAACGAGTTCTACCAGGAGCACGGCTTCAAACGCGCCGGCGAGCGTGAGGTCGAGATCGGCGACGAGACGTTTACCGAGAACGTCTACGTCGAAGGAGACCTCGAGGACGAGGGCTGGGGGGCGATCGACGAACTCGAGGTCGACGGCGAGACGGTCTACGTGAGCTACGGCGAGGCGGCGCGGGGGTCGCAGTCGCCGTTCTACAGCGCCTACCGGGACGGCGACCGGGAGGAACTGTACGCCTGGCTCTGCGGCTCGTGCGACTCGATCGACAACACGATGGACACGATGGGCCGCATCGAGTGTAACGTCTGTGGCAACCGGCGGAAGGCGACGCGGTGGGACGCCTCGTATCTCTAG
- a CDS encoding succinylglutamate desuccinylase/aspartoacylase family protein, which produces MSDDAARDEGTDEPPDQPADSDGIENDAFTYNGGRIDPGESANIRYGISETYLGDPVRIPVTIVNGEHPGPTVFLSAAAHGDELNGIEVVREVAHDWNHAELHGTLVCLPVMNVPGFLAQERYLPIYDRDLNRSFPGREGSTSARRMAHQIFTNFIEPCDIGIDFHTSTRGRTNMLHVRANMDNSQVSRLAKAFSSNVIIAGEGPSGTLRREATDAGVPTITVEMGEAHRFQRSLIDRALTGVASVLAEFGLHQDSSVHWPGWRTVINDDDEKTWIRADAGGIVDMKHGRGELVREGDVICTITNPFKEEEDIVTVEAPFTGLVVGVLENPVVYPGNPLCHLVGLSPDTRTALEREHTAARSQSELR; this is translated from the coding sequence ATGAGCGACGACGCCGCGCGGGACGAGGGAACGGACGAGCCACCCGATCAGCCCGCCGATTCCGACGGGATCGAGAACGACGCGTTCACCTACAACGGCGGTCGTATCGACCCCGGCGAGTCCGCGAACATCCGGTACGGCATCAGCGAGACCTACCTCGGCGACCCCGTCCGGATTCCGGTCACGATCGTCAACGGCGAACACCCCGGGCCGACTGTCTTTCTCTCCGCGGCGGCCCACGGCGACGAGCTCAACGGCATCGAGGTCGTCCGCGAGGTCGCCCACGACTGGAACCACGCCGAACTCCACGGCACGCTGGTCTGTCTCCCCGTGATGAACGTCCCCGGTTTTCTCGCCCAGGAGCGGTACCTGCCGATCTACGACCGGGACCTGAACCGGTCGTTCCCCGGCCGCGAGGGGTCGACCAGCGCCAGACGGATGGCCCACCAAATCTTTACGAACTTCATCGAACCCTGCGACATCGGGATCGACTTTCACACCTCCACGCGGGGCCGGACCAACATGCTCCACGTCCGAGCCAACATGGATAATTCCCAGGTCTCGCGACTCGCCAAGGCGTTCAGTTCGAACGTCATCATCGCGGGCGAGGGGCCGTCGGGAACGCTCCGGCGCGAGGCCACCGACGCCGGCGTCCCGACGATCACCGTCGAGATGGGGGAGGCCCACCGCTTCCAGCGGAGCCTGATCGACCGCGCGCTGACCGGTGTCGCGAGCGTTCTCGCCGAGTTCGGCCTCCATCAGGACTCGTCGGTCCACTGGCCCGGCTGGCGGACCGTCATCAACGACGACGACGAGAAGACCTGGATCCGCGCCGACGCCGGCGGCATCGTCGACATGAAACACGGCCGCGGCGAACTCGTCAGGGAAGGCGACGTGATCTGTACCATCACGAACCCGTTCAAGGAGGAGGAGGACATCGTCACCGTCGAAGCGCCCTTCACCGGCCTCGTCGTCGGCGTCCTCGAGAATCCGGTCGTCTACCCGGGGAACCCGCTGTGTCACTTAGTGGGGCTCTCGCCGGACACGCGGACCGCGCTCGAGCGCGAACACACGGCCGCACGGTCGCAGTCGGAACTCCGGTAG
- the sdhC gene encoding succinate dehydrogenase, cytochrome b556 subunit translates to MSQSYNRGLIEDFGRWKEFSAGMWAWIFHKFTGWMLIGYLFTHIAVLSTAIGAASGDASMIQAETDVYTTTIQGLEELFIVRVLEVGLLAVAVFHILNGLRLLMVDLGIGLEAQDRSFYASLILTGAITVASVPTFLSGVGF, encoded by the coding sequence ATGAGTCAGTCTTACAATCGCGGTCTCATCGAGGACTTCGGTCGGTGGAAGGAGTTCTCGGCCGGCATGTGGGCGTGGATCTTCCACAAGTTCACCGGGTGGATGCTGATCGGCTACCTGTTCACCCACATCGCCGTGCTGAGTACGGCGATCGGCGCAGCGAGCGGTGATGCATCGATGATCCAAGCTGAAACCGACGTCTACACGACGACGATTCAGGGCCTCGAGGAACTGTTCATCGTCCGCGTTCTCGAGGTCGGCCTGCTGGCGGTGGCCGTCTTCCACATCCTGAACGGCCTCCGGCTGTTGATGGTCGACCTCGGCATCGGACTCGAAGCACAGGATCGCAGCTTCTACGCGTCGCTGATCCTGACCGGCGCGATCACCGTCGCGAGCGTGCCGACCTTCCTTTCGGGGGTGGGCTTCTGA
- a CDS encoding succinate dehydrogenase, with translation MAERYSSFAPGGTRWLLQRITAAFLVVVLAFHFFQLHFVTHAAEVTFMGTQARMQNVGYFLAMVLFLITAAFHGVNGVYNALINQGLEGTRKKVVLAVLVIAGGALIVQGVYVAVAMAGWI, from the coding sequence ATGGCGGAACGGTACTCCTCGTTCGCGCCCGGCGGGACTCGCTGGTTGCTCCAGCGGATCACGGCGGCGTTTCTGGTCGTCGTGCTCGCCTTTCACTTCTTCCAGCTGCACTTCGTCACCCACGCGGCGGAAGTGACCTTCATGGGCACGCAGGCCCGCATGCAGAACGTCGGCTACTTCCTGGCGATGGTGCTGTTCCTGATCACGGCCGCGTTCCACGGCGTCAACGGCGTCTACAACGCCCTGATCAATCAGGGACTCGAGGGCACCCGGAAGAAAGTAGTGCTCGCAGTCCTTGTCATCGCTGGCGGCGCACTGATCGTGCAGGGAGTCTACGTCGCAGTCGCTATGGCGGGGTGGATCTAA
- a CDS encoding succinate dehydrogenase/fumarate reductase iron-sulfur subunit, translating into MSTQQQQQEPESQESPQDPEMKGTESPQQERLREKQEGMVDDHAEKEAEAEGETVHIKVFRYDPEVAAKQEPRFDDFHVPFEKGMTVLDAVMYARDEFDSSLTFRHSCRQAVCGSDAFFVNGKQRLGCKTQISDLEQPVRIEPLPHQEVVKDLVVDMDHFYDQMHAVEPYFQDEDTPDPADLEEQRQSPENREKIKMSSRCIWCGACMSSCNIAAGDNKYLGPAAINKAYKFAMDDRESEAIKEHRLRILEQEHGVWRCQTQFSCTEVCPKDIPLTEHIQELKREAVKKNLKFW; encoded by the coding sequence ATGAGTACGCAACAACAGCAGCAAGAACCCGAGAGTCAGGAATCACCGCAAGACCCCGAGATGAAGGGGACCGAGTCGCCCCAGCAGGAGCGACTCCGAGAAAAGCAGGAGGGGATGGTCGACGACCACGCCGAGAAGGAAGCCGAAGCCGAAGGCGAGACCGTCCACATCAAGGTCTTCCGCTACGACCCGGAGGTCGCGGCGAAGCAGGAACCTCGCTTCGACGACTTCCACGTCCCCTTCGAGAAGGGGATGACCGTCCTCGACGCGGTCATGTACGCCCGCGACGAGTTCGACTCGTCGCTGACCTTCCGCCACTCCTGTCGGCAGGCCGTCTGTGGCTCCGACGCCTTCTTCGTCAACGGCAAGCAGCGACTCGGCTGCAAGACCCAGATCTCGGATCTGGAGCAGCCGGTTCGCATCGAGCCGCTGCCCCACCAGGAGGTCGTCAAGGACCTGGTCGTCGACATGGACCACTTCTACGACCAGATGCACGCGGTCGAGCCGTACTTCCAGGACGAGGACACCCCTGATCCGGCCGACCTTGAGGAGCAGCGCCAGAGCCCCGAGAACCGCGAGAAGATCAAGATGTCTTCGCGGTGTATCTGGTGTGGCGCCTGTATGTCCTCGTGTAACATCGCAGCCGGCGACAACAAGTACCTCGGCCCGGCGGCGATCAACAAGGCCTACAAGTTCGCGATGGACGACCGCGAGAGCGAGGCGATCAAGGAGCACCGACTCCGCATCCTCGAGCAGGAACACGGCGTCTGGCGGTGCCAGACCCAGTTCTCCTGTACCGAGGTGTGCCCGAAGGACATTCCGCTGACCGAGCACATTCAGGAGCTCAAGCGGGAAGCAGTCAAGAAGAACCTGAAGTTCTGGTAA